DNA from Klebsiella sp. WP3-W18-ESBL-02:
CGGCAGGTTAACGCCGGTGGCGGTACTGGGCACGATCGCGTGCAGGTTGTCGCCGTGCTGATGGCCATTGATGCCGGACTCGAGCGGCTGCGGCACGCCGTGCTGGAAAAGGGGGCAGACGATGATCGTTAAGTTTCATCCCAGAGGCCGCGGCGGTGGCGGCGGTCCGGTGGATTATCTGCTGGGGAAAGACCGGCAGCGCGACGGCGCCAGCGTTCTGCAGGGTAAGCCGGAGGAAGTGCGGGAGCTTATTGACGCCTCGCCTTACGCCAAGAAATACACCTCCGGCGTGCTGTCTTTTGCCGAACAGGATTTGCCGCCCGGCCAGCGTGAAAAGCTGATGGCGAGCTTTGAGCGGGTTCTGATGCCCGGACTCGATAAAGACCAGTACAGCGTACTGTGGGTTGAGCACCGGGACAAAGGGCGGCTGGAGCTGAACTTCCTGATCCCGAACACGGAGCTGCTGACCGGCAGACGTCTCCAGCCGTATTACGACCGCGCCGACCGTCCGCGCATTGATGCCTGGCAGACCATAGTGAACGGCAGACTGGGGCTGCACGACCCGAACGCGCCGGAAAACCGGCGGGCGCTGGTTACACCGTCCGCGCTGCCGGAAGCGAAGCAGGAAGCCGCCCAGGCGATTACGCGCGGCCTACTTTCCCTTGCCTCATCCGGGGAGCTGAAAACCCGTCAGGACGTCACTGAGGCGCTGGAAAGTGCGGGTTTTGAGGTGGTGCGCACCACGAAAAGCAGCATCAGCATTGCCGACCCTGACGGGGGGCGAAACATCCGACTGAAGGGAGCCATCTATGAACAGTCTTTTAACGCTGGCGAAGGACTTAGAGCAGAAATCGAAAGCGCAGCAGCAGACTACCGGCGAGATGCTGAAAGCCGCATTCAGCGAGCACGAGAAGTCTGTCAGAGCGGAACTGAGCGAAAGCGAGAAGAGAATCAGCGCCGCCATCCTCGACCACGACCGGAAGCTGTCCTCAGCCATGAGCCAACGCACGAAAGGGATGCTGCGTATGATCAGCCAGACGTGGCTGACCATAGTCCTGGTCTCCGCGCTACTGATCGCCTCGAGCGCGGGCATTCTGTGGTGGCAGGGGCAACAGATACTCGACAACTACACGACCATCCAGGAACAGAAGAGCACGCAGGCCATGCTTTCAGAGAAGAACAACGGCGTCCAGCTCACGACCTGCGGGGAGGAGAGACGCCGCTGCGTGAGGGTGAACCCGGAAGCGGGAAGATTCGGAGAGGATTCGAGCTGGATGATACTGGCGGGGAAATAGCACATGACGGAACTGGAAAAACAGTTGCTGAGCGCATTAGAGCAGCTACAGCAGGACTACTCGAAAAGGCTGGACGAGTGGGAGAACGCCTTCGCGGAATGGCGGACGATGTCTGGGCTTATGCAACGGGAGAACGCGGCGCTGAGCGAGCGCGTCACGGGCTTGAGCAGGCAGGTGCAGAGTTTGAGCGATCAGCTGCGCCGGTTGTCGCAAGGCTGAATGGCATCGAGGCGCACCGGGAGCAGGAGCGCGCGGCGCAGCACCAGAAAGCGCTGGAGCTGGAACGATCGCAGCGGCAGAAAGGTTTTGAGCTTGGAATGTAGTTAATCAATGAAAAGGGATGCGTTATGAAATGTTTCTGGGCTTGC
Protein-coding regions in this window:
- a CDS encoding MbeD family mobilization/exclusion protein, whose amino-acid sequence is MTELEKQLLSALEQLQQDYSKRLDEWENAFAEWRTMSGLMQRENAALSERVTGLSRQVQSLSDQLRRLSQG
- a CDS encoding MbeB family mobilization protein, with the translated sequence MNSLLTLAKDLEQKSKAQQQTTGEMLKAAFSEHEKSVRAELSESEKRISAAILDHDRKLSSAMSQRTKGMLRMISQTWLTIVLVSALLIASSAGILWWQGQQILDNYTTIQEQKSTQAMLSEKNNGVQLTTCGEERRRCVRVNPEAGRFGEDSSWMILAGK